In Nitrobacteraceae bacterium AZCC 1564, the following proteins share a genomic window:
- a CDS encoding peptide-methionine (R)-S-oxide reductase (product_source=KO:K07305; cath_funfam=2.170.150.20; cog=COG0229; ko=KO:K07305; pfam=PF01641; superfamily=51316; tigrfam=TIGR00357), with product MTDSLFSDLHGALTMIDRRFLLASASSLAAFSAFRWFGLGGGAKAAETSVPEKFEIEKTPEEWRKQLTPAQYNVLREAGTERPFSSPLNHEKRKGTFACAGCDLPLFASETKFDSGTGWPSFYQALPNAIVEKTDRSFMMVRTETLCRRCGGHLGHVFDDGPKPTGLRYCMNGLALSFKPSDRTSS from the coding sequence ATGACGGATAGCCTGTTTTCCGATCTGCACGGAGCATTGACCATGATCGACCGCCGATTCCTGCTCGCATCCGCATCCAGCCTTGCTGCGTTTTCCGCGTTCCGGTGGTTCGGTCTGGGCGGCGGCGCCAAAGCCGCCGAGACTTCGGTGCCCGAGAAATTCGAGATCGAGAAGACACCGGAGGAGTGGCGCAAGCAGTTGACGCCTGCGCAGTACAATGTGCTGCGCGAAGCTGGTACCGAGCGGCCTTTTTCGAGTCCGCTCAATCACGAAAAGCGCAAAGGGACGTTCGCATGCGCGGGCTGCGACCTGCCGCTGTTTGCGTCGGAGACGAAGTTTGACAGCGGTACAGGTTGGCCGAGCTTCTATCAGGCGCTGCCCAACGCCATCGTCGAGAAGACTGATCGCTCGTTCATGATGGTCCGAACCGAAACGCTGTGCCGCCGCTGCGGTGGTCACCTCGGTCACGTGTTCGATGATGGCCCGAAGCCGACCGGCTTGCGCTACTGCATGAATGGACTGGCGCTGTCCTTTAAGCCATCGGATCGCACATCCTCATAG
- a CDS encoding hypothetical protein (product_source=Hypo-rule applied; transmembrane_helix_parts=Inside_1_11,TMhelix_12_34,Outside_35_48,TMhelix_49_71,Inside_72_91,TMhelix_92_114,Outside_115_133,TMhelix_134_156,Inside_157_159), translating to MAKTAYFPRHLILAGAMIFGVLLALGIHILIQRFDLYLGDLWRTDTAELIPARAAIAWWLIASVAFVGGYATATLLDSAVSGQIPVRLRQLLILTGVVMLAAAGQAASAPNAIPTMSGAERIGRASAEGALARVLTGVVALCLGGAMAFCGAHFALRRA from the coding sequence ATGGCCAAGACCGCCTATTTCCCACGCCATCTGATCCTCGCCGGAGCAATGATCTTCGGCGTGCTCCTCGCGCTCGGCATCCATATCCTGATACAGCGCTTCGACCTCTATCTTGGCGATCTTTGGAGGACGGACACCGCCGAATTGATCCCTGCCCGGGCGGCAATTGCCTGGTGGCTGATTGCCTCCGTTGCATTTGTCGGCGGATACGCGACGGCGACCTTGCTGGACAGCGCGGTGTCAGGTCAGATTCCAGTACGTCTGCGGCAATTGTTGATCCTGACCGGCGTTGTCATGCTGGCTGCAGCGGGCCAGGCAGCCTCTGCTCCCAACGCAATCCCCACCATGTCAGGCGCTGAGCGTATCGGGCGGGCGAGCGCCGAAGGGGCGCTCGCCCGCGTTCTCACCGGCGTGGTGGCGCTCTGCCTAGGCGGGGCCATGGCATTTTGCGGTGCACACTTCGCCCTTCGCCGCGCCTAG
- a CDS encoding flagellar hook protein FlgE (product_source=KO:K02390; cog=COG1749; ko=KO:K02390; pfam=PF06429; superfamily=117143; tigrfam=TIGR03506) encodes MGLFGALNTSVAGMRAQSYALENISGNIANSQTTAFKRIDTSFMDMIPDTGTSNQVAGSVVANSRATNTVRGDVQDASVATYMAINGDGFFAVQKPSSFSDNNPQFDGVESYTRRGDFTLDKNGYLVNGAGYYLEGIPIDSTTGNVMGSTPQVLKFGGDFLPAQPTTTVTYRANLARYPLTNKYDPDITGSELLNVGDFTNNPRTVGTPPDPFMDNAVNGTLANDNAAPTPNPIGTGTLLSALSTPLAVGNVINVNGKTITFTAAGPASTDAFGNVTMGIDQTVGDLLGQIDGISGNLPATASSVAAGVVTLHTGVAANLNITSAAPGFAALGLTSPVSLNRLGGGTGPGTGQVIGTDLKSFLDESVSGDTVTAYDASGAPAALQFRWAKVDSADLGAGHKDTWNLFYQVDSKATGTEVAWQNVGTDFTFVNNQLSPAIPSVSLTNVQVGDITLPTLSITFGSNLTQFSDPKGNTSNGIEANGYPAGSLQTVSVGDDGKVVGSYSNGRNVNLAQIVLATFTGANFLKRTDGGTFQVTSQSGPPVYGKGGDIQGSALEGSNADIADEFTKLIVTQQAYSANTKVITTANQMAQDLLNVVR; translated from the coding sequence ATGGGTCTTTTCGGAGCTCTTAATACATCGGTCGCGGGTATGCGTGCGCAGTCTTACGCACTGGAAAATATTTCCGGCAACATCGCGAACTCGCAGACGACGGCATTCAAGCGCATCGACACGAGCTTCATGGATATGATCCCTGACACCGGCACCAGCAATCAGGTCGCCGGCAGCGTTGTCGCCAATTCTCGCGCAACCAACACCGTGCGCGGTGACGTGCAGGACGCGTCGGTCGCGACCTACATGGCGATCAACGGCGATGGTTTCTTCGCGGTTCAGAAGCCCAGCAGCTTCAGCGACAACAATCCGCAGTTTGATGGCGTCGAGAGCTACACCCGTCGCGGCGACTTCACGCTGGACAAGAACGGTTACCTTGTGAACGGCGCGGGTTACTACCTCGAAGGCATTCCAATCGACTCCACCACCGGCAACGTGATGGGTAGCACGCCGCAGGTGCTGAAGTTCGGCGGCGACTTCCTGCCGGCGCAGCCCACCACCACCGTGACCTATCGTGCGAACCTCGCCCGTTATCCGCTGACCAACAAGTATGATCCGGATATCACCGGCTCCGAACTTCTCAACGTCGGCGATTTTACCAACAATCCGCGCACCGTCGGAACGCCGCCGGACCCGTTCATGGACAACGCCGTGAACGGCACGTTGGCGAACGACAACGCAGCTCCGACTCCCAACCCCATCGGGACCGGCACCTTGCTTTCGGCTCTATCCACGCCTCTCGCTGTGGGCAACGTTATCAATGTGAATGGCAAGACCATCACATTCACCGCCGCGGGACCTGCGAGCACTGACGCCTTCGGCAATGTCACGATGGGTATCGATCAAACTGTCGGCGACCTGCTGGGCCAGATCGACGGCATCAGCGGCAATCTCCCCGCAACGGCCTCTTCTGTGGCTGCCGGTGTGGTGACCCTGCATACGGGCGTCGCCGCCAACCTCAACATCACGTCAGCGGCTCCCGGTTTCGCCGCGCTCGGGTTGACGAGCCCGGTTTCCCTGAACCGCCTGGGTGGTGGTACGGGGCCGGGTACCGGACAGGTCATCGGAACGGATTTGAAATCCTTCCTCGATGAATCGGTATCGGGTGACACGGTCACTGCGTACGACGCGTCGGGTGCACCCGCCGCCCTGCAATTCCGCTGGGCCAAGGTCGACAGCGCCGACCTGGGTGCCGGCCACAAGGACACCTGGAATTTATTCTATCAGGTGGATTCCAAAGCCACCGGCACCGAGGTCGCTTGGCAGAACGTCGGTACCGACTTCACCTTCGTGAACAATCAGTTGTCGCCGGCGATTCCATCGGTCTCGTTGACCAACGTGCAGGTCGGCGACATCACGCTTCCTACCTTGTCCATCACTTTCGGCAGCAACCTGACACAGTTCAGCGATCCGAAAGGCAATACGAGCAACGGCATCGAAGCGAACGGCTATCCGGCAGGCTCGTTGCAGACGGTCTCCGTCGGCGATGACGGCAAGGTGGTGGGCAGCTACTCGAACGGCCGCAACGTCAACCTGGCGCAGATCGTGCTCGCAACATTCACCGGCGCAAACTTCCTGAAGCGCACCGATGGCGGCACCTTCCAGGTGACCAGCCAGTCCGGCCCGCCGGTGTACGGCAAGGGCGGTGACATTCAGGGATCGGCGCTCGAAGGTTCGAACGCAGATATCGCCGATGAATTCACCAAGCTGATCGTCACGCAGCAGGCCTATTCGGCGAATACCAAGGTCATCACCACTGCGAACCAGATGGCGCAGGATCTGCTCAACGTGGTGCGATAA
- a CDS encoding flagellar hook-associated protein 3 FlgL (product_source=KO:K02397; cog=COG1344; ko=KO:K02397; pfam=PF00669; superfamily=64518), which produces MTINGVSGRTSYLSAGLINIKNQLDLLTQQLASGKKSTTYAGLGLNAATATGLRAQLATLSSYADTDTLLNTRINVANLSLQGISDAGSEVKKAATGATLTLDSTGQTPGQKTAQGSFSQLVALLNTTAAGRYLFSGRATDTPSTEPADVIMNGRGAQVGLKQMIYERGIADGTSGLGRLTITSPTTTSVTIGEDAAGSPFGLKLDSISTNLTGATVTPPAPGTPPAGQEMSIDLGATNPNEGEKVTFTFKLPDGTSERIELTATNTNPPPEGSFLIGADTTATATNLKGAVNTAVGKLANTALVAASAMTASNNFFSSNPPQRVDTTTNPPVALRNGTPADTVFWYTGEMATGPNDSARGTAVIGIDSSISVQYGARANEDAFVTQLKNVAVYAAVTTDANNPNANDQLTSLNSRIITNLSDHPGQQSIENIQSDFANAQVAVKNAKDRQTQIGATAQSMLDSIQGINDDEVAAKIMALQTSLQASYQTTSALYQMSLLKFLPPA; this is translated from the coding sequence ATGACAATCAATGGCGTTAGCGGCCGCACTTCCTATCTCAGTGCTGGGCTCATCAACATCAAGAACCAGCTCGATCTCCTGACGCAGCAACTCGCGTCCGGAAAGAAATCGACCACCTATGCAGGCCTTGGCCTTAATGCGGCGACGGCGACAGGGTTGCGCGCACAGCTCGCGACCCTCTCAAGCTATGCAGACACGGACACTTTGCTGAACACCCGCATCAATGTCGCGAATCTCTCTTTGCAAGGTATCAGCGATGCCGGAAGCGAAGTGAAGAAGGCGGCAACAGGTGCGACGCTCACGCTCGACAGCACCGGACAGACTCCCGGTCAGAAAACGGCGCAGGGGTCTTTCTCGCAACTGGTCGCATTGCTGAACACAACCGCCGCCGGCCGCTATCTGTTTTCGGGACGTGCTACTGACACGCCTTCGACCGAGCCCGCTGACGTCATCATGAATGGCCGCGGCGCGCAGGTCGGTCTGAAGCAGATGATCTACGAGCGCGGCATAGCTGACGGCACCAGCGGTCTCGGCCGGCTGACGATTACGTCACCCACGACGACGTCGGTTACGATCGGTGAGGATGCCGCGGGTTCGCCGTTCGGCCTCAAGCTGGATTCGATCAGCACGAATCTGACCGGCGCGACGGTCACGCCTCCGGCGCCAGGAACGCCTCCGGCGGGGCAAGAAATGTCGATCGATCTTGGCGCGACCAATCCGAACGAGGGCGAGAAGGTGACGTTCACCTTCAAGCTGCCGGATGGGACAAGCGAGCGGATCGAACTCACCGCCACGAATACCAATCCTCCACCGGAAGGAAGCTTCCTGATTGGCGCGGACACCACCGCGACCGCCACCAATCTGAAAGGTGCGGTTAATACGGCGGTCGGCAAGCTCGCGAACACAGCGCTGGTTGCCGCCTCGGCCATGACGGCATCGAACAACTTCTTCAGTTCGAATCCGCCGCAGCGTGTCGACACCACAACCAATCCTCCGGTCGCGTTACGCAACGGCACGCCTGCCGATACCGTGTTCTGGTACACCGGCGAAATGGCAACGGGGCCGAACGACTCGGCGCGCGGCACCGCCGTGATCGGCATCGACTCGTCGATCTCGGTTCAGTACGGCGCGCGCGCGAACGAAGATGCGTTCGTGACGCAACTGAAGAACGTCGCGGTTTACGCTGCGGTGACGACGGATGCGAACAACCCGAACGCCAACGATCAATTGACGTCGCTCAACTCGCGCATCATTACGAACCTGTCGGATCACCCGGGCCAGCAATCCATCGAGAACATCCAGTCGGATTTCGCGAATGCGCAGGTCGCGGTCAAGAATGCGAAAGATCGGCAGACCCAGATCGGAGCAACCGCGCAGTCGATGCTTGATTCCATCCAGGGCATCAACGACGACGAGGTCGCCGCCAAGATCATGGCGCTGCAGACGAGCCTGCAGGCATCCTATCAAACGACGTCAGCTCTTTATCAGATGAGCTTGCTCAAATTCCTGCCGCCTGCGTAG
- a CDS encoding phosphohistidine phosphatase (product_source=KO:K08296; cog=COG2062; ko=KO:K08296; pfam=PF00300; smart=SM00855; superfamily=53254) codes for MRRLILLRHAKTEREAPSGTDRDRRLDERGIRDAAEMGRWLARHDYDRGLALVSTATRAQETWYLMAPDLPNMQVEYVPALYGADPSELLELVHETSVQDPKQLLIVAHNPGLHEFALGLITSGDQHGQDALANNLPTAGVAVIDFATKDWSDVRFRGGKLKRFVSPKLLRASGSD; via the coding sequence ATGCGCCGTTTGATACTGCTGCGCCATGCCAAGACCGAGCGGGAGGCTCCGTCCGGGACGGATCGCGACCGCCGGCTGGATGAGCGCGGCATTCGCGACGCTGCCGAAATGGGCCGCTGGCTGGCGCGACATGATTACGACCGCGGGCTGGCGCTCGTCTCGACAGCAACACGCGCGCAAGAAACCTGGTATCTGATGGCTCCTGACTTGCCGAACATGCAGGTAGAATATGTGCCCGCACTTTACGGCGCCGATCCATCCGAACTGTTGGAGCTTGTCCACGAAACATCGGTCCAGGATCCGAAACAGCTTCTTATTGTCGCCCACAATCCCGGCCTGCACGAATTTGCACTTGGCTTGATCACCAGCGGCGATCAACATGGACAAGACGCCCTAGCCAACAACCTGCCTACCGCCGGCGTGGCAGTCATCGACTTTGCAACCAAGGACTGGAGCGACGTGCGTTTTCGCGGCGGTAAGCTGAAACGTTTTGTAAGTCCGAAGTTACTGCGGGCATCGGGTAGCGATTAG
- a CDS encoding nucleotide-binding universal stress UspA family protein (product_source=COG0589; cath_funfam=3.40.50.620; cog=COG0589; pfam=PF00582; superfamily=52402): protein MFNSILVPIDLADTDLAKPALETAASLAKSSGGTVRLVNVMPLMPVMLAEYVPPDFDAQQRQSSEEALAIVARESGIDEKCISTVVRQGGIYHEVLQEAAEIGADLIVMTSHRPSMQSYFLGSNAGHVVRYAKCSVLVVRH, encoded by the coding sequence ATGTTCAATTCCATTCTCGTTCCGATCGATCTTGCCGACACCGACCTCGCGAAACCGGCACTTGAAACGGCAGCTTCTCTAGCAAAATCATCCGGCGGTACTGTGCGCCTCGTCAACGTTATGCCGCTGATGCCAGTCATGCTGGCAGAATATGTCCCTCCAGATTTCGACGCGCAGCAGCGTCAATCCTCGGAAGAAGCGCTCGCGATCGTTGCACGTGAATCCGGCATTGATGAAAAGTGCATCTCAACTGTTGTCCGCCAGGGCGGCATCTATCACGAGGTGCTCCAAGAGGCTGCCGAGATTGGCGCTGATCTGATCGTGATGACATCGCACCGCCCGTCGATGCAAAGCTATTTCCTGGGCTCGAACGCTGGTCATGTGGTGCGTTATGCCAAGTGTTCTGTGCTGGTGGTACGACATTGA
- a CDS encoding flagellar hook-associated protein 1 FlgK (product_source=KO:K02396; cog=COG1256; ko=KO:K02396; pfam=PF00460; superfamily=64518; tigrfam=TIGR02492) has translation MGLSQALSIAMSGLRANQAALSLVSSNAANSETPGYVRKTTNVVDTSHGVRTIGVNRELDTYVQNQLRMELSGSGYATAKATFLDNLQGIYGDPSSNATLEASFNALTAALQALSTSSDTDSARKSVINAAQTMASQLNETSDGIQGLRAAADSGINSAVKAANNAMEQIAKINRQIGGATTLDASTASLLDQRDQYIDQLSQLMDIRVVPGDGNQVSVYTGAGFQLVGGPNAAKLSFSPQGTMSPDAQWDPDPTKSDLSSVKLQYPDGSSIDLTAEHGIRSGAIAAYTELRDTTLVQAQAQVDALAAAMSSALSDKTTPGTAVTAGPQNGFDVDLSALQPSTGNKGSVNITYTDTATNKQVNKTVAVDLSGGMASVVSQLNTAFAGTGVQFSNPASPPASSANILRVLDDGASNISDVNSVSLTTTATTLTDNGGPQLPFFTDGNLPYVYGSDKTGLAGRIAVNPKLLADPSRLVVYNTSPVTPSGDTTRTDFILSQLTNSTQTYPADTGVGSAKTPFKGTILSFTQQFTAMQGDAASAAGSMADGQSVVVATLQNKMSQTVGRRSRYRDGEFDGAAERLLRQRPCDVHRQLHVSVTVAGILRFL, from the coding sequence ATGGGTCTGAGCCAAGCTCTTTCAATCGCGATGTCCGGCCTGCGTGCAAACCAGGCCGCACTATCGCTGGTGTCTTCGAACGCAGCCAATTCGGAGACGCCCGGTTACGTTCGCAAGACGACGAACGTCGTCGACACCTCCCACGGGGTGCGAACCATAGGTGTCAATCGCGAGCTTGACACCTATGTTCAGAACCAGCTGCGAATGGAGTTGTCAGGCTCAGGCTATGCGACAGCCAAGGCCACCTTTCTGGACAACCTGCAAGGCATCTACGGTGATCCAAGCTCGAACGCCACGCTAGAGGCCAGCTTCAATGCACTGACAGCAGCGCTTCAGGCTTTGTCCACGAGTTCGGATACCGATTCAGCGCGCAAGTCCGTCATCAACGCGGCGCAAACCATGGCGTCGCAGTTGAACGAAACCAGCGACGGCATCCAGGGTCTGCGCGCCGCAGCGGATTCCGGCATCAACAGCGCCGTCAAGGCCGCCAACAACGCGATGGAGCAGATCGCCAAGATCAATCGGCAGATCGGTGGAGCAACAACGCTGGATGCATCGACGGCCTCGCTGCTCGATCAGCGTGATCAATATATCGATCAGTTGTCGCAACTGATGGACATTCGCGTCGTTCCCGGCGACGGCAATCAAGTGTCGGTCTACACTGGTGCGGGCTTCCAGCTTGTCGGCGGTCCTAACGCGGCCAAGCTGTCATTCAGCCCACAGGGCACGATGAGTCCAGACGCCCAGTGGGATCCCGATCCAACAAAGAGCGATCTTAGTTCGGTCAAGCTGCAGTATCCAGATGGATCGAGCATCGATCTGACCGCGGAACACGGCATTCGTTCCGGCGCGATCGCGGCTTATACCGAGTTGCGCGACACGACGCTGGTTCAGGCGCAGGCGCAGGTCGACGCCCTCGCGGCTGCGATGTCGAGCGCGTTGTCCGACAAGACGACTCCTGGCACCGCTGTGACCGCCGGGCCGCAAAACGGCTTCGATGTTGATCTTTCGGCCCTTCAACCTTCCACCGGCAACAAGGGCTCCGTCAACATCACTTATACGGATACGGCGACGAACAAGCAGGTCAACAAGACCGTTGCCGTCGATTTATCTGGTGGCATGGCATCCGTCGTATCGCAGCTCAACACGGCTTTCGCCGGAACGGGCGTTCAATTCTCGAATCCTGCTTCGCCGCCCGCCAGCTCGGCTAATATCTTGCGCGTGCTGGACGATGGTGCGAGCAACATCAGTGATGTGAATTCGGTATCGCTCACCACCACGGCAACGACGCTGACCGACAATGGCGGTCCGCAGCTTCCGTTCTTTACCGACGGAAACCTGCCGTATGTCTACGGTTCGGACAAGACAGGTCTTGCGGGACGGATTGCCGTCAATCCCAAGCTGCTGGCTGATCCGTCGCGGCTCGTTGTCTACAACACCAGTCCTGTGACACCGTCAGGCGACACCACGCGTACGGATTTTATTCTGTCGCAGCTCACCAACAGTACGCAGACCTATCCGGCGGATACCGGAGTGGGCTCCGCCAAGACACCGTTCAAGGGCACCATCCTCAGCTTCACGCAGCAATTCACTGCGATGCAGGGCGATGCGGCTTCGGCTGCGGGCTCTATGGCTGATGGACAGAGCGTGGTCGTTGCCACGCTGCAAAACAAGATGAGCCAAACCGTCGGGCGTAGATCTCGATACCGAGATGGCGAATTTGATGGCGCTGCAGAACGCTTACTCCGCCAACGCCCGTGTGATGTCCACCGTCAACTCCATGTATCAGTCACTGTTGCAGGCATTCTGAGGTTCTTATGA
- a CDS encoding glycine/D-amino acid oxidase-like deaminating enzyme (product_source=COG0665; cath_funfam=3.50.50.60; cog=COG0665; pfam=PF01266; superfamily=51905), with the protein MAETAGKVIEATPVMADAPARPRLTFDLDVDICVIGAGLAGLTVAREAARMGATVAVLEGRNVGWNASGQTLGAVMPGFGFPAADLIDRVGIADARELWALAQQGAEYVRATVAGDIMPGGTLTEGALQVSNVDVGDTLIRRLQTLGDDFGTEVEGWQVDRVREVLKTNRYFHAIHYPRAFQINGQRYVHDLAALAERAGARIFEETPAVGIDPSGIRKRVVTPSARLRCSDIVMAGNVHIGAPALRLAGTLLPTWRYMGMTEPLRDRLAEAITFRGPVADTDDIDQFRIVGGDRLLWSSPETTWQANPRRFAKSIQRRIATVFPKLGPVKVEDVWSGVFGQTVHGMPQIGQLRPGLWVLSGFGRQGLNTTAMGGQLIARSIMLGDDRWRLFAPFELVWAGGSVGRVVGHAFGLWLRGQSAAAGLVSRYRERARARESVRERAREVRMKAMKARVAADRERVIALSRRRDDRGGTHR; encoded by the coding sequence ATGGCAGAAACCGCAGGAAAAGTGATCGAAGCGACGCCGGTGATGGCCGATGCGCCGGCGCGTCCGCGCCTGACGTTTGATCTTGATGTGGACATCTGCGTGATCGGGGCGGGGCTTGCCGGCCTGACGGTTGCCCGAGAGGCGGCAAGAATGGGCGCCACTGTGGCAGTCCTCGAAGGGCGCAATGTCGGATGGAACGCTTCTGGCCAGACTCTCGGGGCAGTTATGCCGGGATTTGGTTTTCCAGCCGCTGATCTCATTGATCGCGTGGGGATCGCCGACGCCCGTGAACTTTGGGCGCTCGCGCAGCAAGGAGCGGAGTATGTCCGCGCCACGGTGGCGGGCGACATCATGCCGGGCGGTACGCTGACCGAAGGCGCACTCCAAGTCTCCAATGTCGACGTTGGCGATACGCTTATTCGTCGCCTGCAGACTCTTGGCGACGATTTCGGCACGGAAGTGGAAGGCTGGCAGGTGGATCGAGTCCGCGAGGTGCTCAAGACCAATCGCTACTTCCACGCGATCCATTATCCGCGCGCTTTTCAGATCAATGGCCAACGGTATGTGCACGATCTCGCTGCGCTTGCGGAGCGCGCCGGGGCGAGGATTTTCGAAGAGACGCCGGCAGTTGGCATCGATCCTTCCGGCATACGCAAGCGCGTCGTGACTCCGTCCGCGCGGTTGCGCTGTTCGGATATCGTCATGGCAGGCAATGTTCACATCGGCGCGCCCGCACTGCGCCTCGCGGGAACGTTGCTGCCCACATGGCGATATATGGGAATGACGGAGCCTCTGCGAGATCGCCTTGCGGAGGCGATCACGTTTCGAGGTCCTGTTGCGGATACCGATGACATCGATCAGTTCCGCATTGTCGGGGGTGACCGGCTGTTGTGGTCCAGCCCGGAAACCACGTGGCAAGCCAACCCACGGCGGTTTGCCAAAAGCATTCAGCGCCGTATCGCAACGGTTTTCCCCAAGCTTGGTCCGGTCAAGGTCGAGGATGTTTGGAGCGGTGTCTTCGGCCAGACCGTGCATGGCATGCCGCAGATTGGGCAATTGCGGCCGGGCTTGTGGGTGCTCTCAGGCTTCGGCCGTCAGGGATTGAATACCACCGCCATGGGGGGCCAGCTTATCGCGCGAAGCATCATGCTCGGTGATGATCGCTGGCGGCTGTTTGCACCGTTCGAACTGGTGTGGGCTGGCGGATCGGTGGGACGGGTGGTTGGGCATGCATTTGGCCTGTGGTTGCGAGGCCAATCGGCGGCGGCCGGTCTGGTGTCGCGCTACCGCGAGCGGGCGAGGGCGCGTGAAAGCGTTCGTGAGCGCGCTCGTGAGGTCCGTATGAAAGCGATGAAGGCCCGGGTCGCTGCCGACCGTGAGCGCGTGATCGCTTTGTCGCGGCGACGCGATGATCGCGGCGGAACTCATCGCTGA
- a CDS encoding flagellar biosynthesis regulator FlbT (product_source=COG5443; cog=COG5443; pfam=PF07378): MQNGWNPLRTSKREPSSYSDKSNSKAHDTVEIAAKSGIVCISLVDFVYPLLTMFGKDRAESVEALQPIARWETEMALKVELKPHEKIIVGSCVITNTDQRAKLLIEGDKLPILREKDILTPATANTPAKLIYLAVQLMYISDDPQEHHPVYFDLMRDILIVSPGSADIIQDINNHILGGDYYKALKEARKLIAYEEQTLAALKEAAENRAA, translated from the coding sequence ATGCAGAATGGCTGGAACCCTCTAAGAACCTCTAAACGGGAACCATCGAGTTATTCGGATAAAAGCAATTCAAAAGCACACGACACCGTTGAAATTGCTGCGAAATCCGGAATCGTCTGCATTTCGCTGGTCGATTTTGTTTACCCGCTGTTAACCATGTTCGGGAAGGATCGCGCCGAAAGCGTCGAAGCACTGCAACCAATCGCACGCTGGGAGACAGAGATGGCGTTGAAAGTCGAACTCAAGCCGCACGAAAAGATCATTGTCGGGTCTTGCGTGATCACGAATACCGATCAGCGCGCAAAACTACTTATCGAAGGTGATAAATTGCCGATCCTGCGTGAAAAGGACATTCTCACACCCGCAACAGCCAACACCCCGGCCAAGCTGATCTATCTGGCGGTGCAGCTCATGTACATTTCCGACGATCCGCAAGAACACCATCCGGTCTATTTCGACCTGATGCGCGATATCCTCATCGTGTCGCCCGGCTCGGCCGACATCATCCAGGACATCAACAATCACATCCTTGGCGGCGACTACTACAAGGCGCTGAAGGAAGCCCGCAAGCTGATCGCTTATGAAGAGCAGACGCTTGCAGCGCTCAAGGAAGCGGCGGAAAACCGCGCAGCCTGA
- a CDS encoding ferritin-like metal-binding protein YciE (product_source=COG3685; cath_funfam=1.20.1260.10; cog=COG3685; pfam=PF05974; superfamily=47240) has translation MGLFTRDIKTMDDLFVHQLQDIYYAEKQLVKALPKMAEKANDNQLKQGFLGHLEQTKGHVTRLEQVFQMHGVTPKAVTCTAIDGIIEEADEVAGEVADKQVLDAALINAAQAAEHYEITRYGTLVTWAKRLGRNDCAAVLQKTLDEEKATDKKLTQLAEGGINLKAAS, from the coding sequence ATGGGATTGTTTACGCGAGACATCAAGACAATGGATGACTTGTTCGTTCACCAGCTTCAGGACATCTATTACGCCGAGAAACAATTGGTGAAGGCTTTGCCAAAGATGGCTGAGAAGGCCAACGACAACCAGTTGAAACAAGGTTTTCTGGGCCATCTTGAGCAGACGAAGGGGCATGTAACACGCCTTGAACAGGTTTTCCAAATGCACGGCGTCACGCCAAAGGCGGTCACGTGCACAGCAATCGATGGCATTATTGAGGAAGCCGACGAAGTTGCGGGTGAAGTCGCAGATAAGCAGGTTCTTGACGCCGCGCTGATCAATGCAGCGCAGGCTGCAGAACATTATGAGATCACGCGTTACGGCACGCTCGTGACATGGGCAAAACGACTCGGCCGCAACGATTGTGCAGCGGTTTTGCAGAAGACGCTGGACGAGGAAAAGGCGACCGACAAGAAACTGACGCAGCTTGCGGAAGGCGGGATCAATCTCAAGGCCGCAAGCTGA